From a single Silene latifolia isolate original U9 population chromosome 6, ASM4854445v1, whole genome shotgun sequence genomic region:
- the LOC141587007 gene encoding beta-amylase 8-like isoform X2: MNDAGEMTTTPVPPPPPAITTSNHHPQFPNPNPNNNNVTQLEPSFKSSTSRRPRGFAVTATNAGGGRREREKEKERTKLRERHRRAITSRMLSGLRQYGNFHLPSRADMNDVLSALARNAGWIVDSDGTTYRRPEAAGLPVRSSESTLSGSSLKNCSMKAPLDCQPTALRIDENLSPASLYSVVVTDMETKSEKYTSTSNVDSAESLEAHQLIHDVQSGWREDNFAGTPYVPVYVKLASGIINSYCQLVDPEGIRQELKHLKSLNVDGVFVECWWGIVEGWSPQKYVWLGYRDLFMIIREIQLKLQAALNFHEYGGGDAGNAFISLPHWVLEIGKDNQDIFFTDREGRRNTECLSWGIDKERVLRGRTGIEVYYDLMRSFCSEFDDLFGDGLISAVEIGLGASGELKFPSFPERSGWKYPGIGEFQCYDRYLLQNLGKAAKAHGHSFWAKGPDNAGLYNSRPRETGFFCEKGDYDSYFGRFFLHWYAQMLVDHADNILSLATLTFDKTQIVVKIPSVYWWYKTASHASELTAGYYNPTNRDGYSPVLEILKKHSVTMKFVCPAAPLHFQGNEDVLADPDGLSWQVIVFTWF, encoded by the exons ATGAACGACGCCGGCGAGATGACCACCACACCAGTTCCTCCTCCACCACCTGCAATCACCACCTCGAATCACCATCCTCAATtcccaaacccaaaccctaataataataatgtcaCTCAGCTCGAACCTTCCTTTAAATCCTCCACCAGTCGGCGTCCTCGAGGGTTCGCAGTGACCGCAACGAATGCTGGAGGCGGGCGTAGAGAGAGGGAAAAGGAGAAAGAGCGGACCAAGTTACGAGAACGCCATCGGCGCGCCATTACTAGCCGCATGCTCTCCGGCCTCCGCCAGTACGGCAATTTCCATCTACCATCTCGTGCTGACATGAATGATGTCCTTTCTGCCCTTGCCCGTAATGCCGGTTGGATTGTTGATTCTGATGGTACCACCTACCGCCGTCCCGAG GCAGCAGGACTGCCTGTCAGGTCATCCGAAAGTACCCTTTCTGGTAGTTCTTTGAAGAATTGTTCCATGAAGGCACCATTAGATTGTCAGCCAACAGCTCTCAGAATTGATGAAAATTTGTCACCAGCATCCCTTTATTCTGTTGTAGTTACTGACATGGAAACAAAGAGCGAAAAATATACAAGTACCAGCAATGTTGATTCCGCTGAATCTTTGGAAGCCCATCAG TTGATTCATGATGTTCAATCCGGCTGGCGTGAAGACAATTTTGCTGGAACTCCATATGTTCCTGTATATGTTAAGCTTGCA AGCGGCATCATAAACAGCTATTGCCAACTAGTTGATCCTGAAGGCATTAGGCAGGAGTTGAAGCATCTCAAGTCATTAAATGTAGATGGTGTTTTCGTTGAGTGCTGGTGGGGAATTGTTGAAGGCTGGAGTCCACAGAAGTACGTGTGGTTGGGTTATAGAGACTTGTTCATGATCATCAGAGAAATTCAGCTAAAATTGCAG GCTGCTCTGAATTTTCATGAGTATGGAGGTGGTGATGCTGGTAATGCTTTCATTTCTCTGCCTCACTGGGTCCTGGAGATTGGTAAAGACAATCAAGACATTTTTTTCACAGATCGTGAGGGTCGGAGGAACACGGAATGTTTATCATGGGGAATTGACAAAGAACGGGTGCTGAGAGGGAGAACTGGTATAGAG GTTTACTATGACCTCATGAGAAGTTTTTGTTCAGAGTTCGACGATTTGTTTGGTGATGGTCTTATTTCTGCTGTTGAAATTGGTCTTGGAGCTTCCGGAGAGCTAAAATTTCCTTCTTTCCCAGAAAGGTCGGGGTGGAAGTATCCTGGTATCGGTGAGTTTCAG TGCTATGACAGATACTTGCTACAGAATTTGGGGAAGGCTGCCAAGGCTCATGGGCACTCATTCTGGGCCAAGGGTCCTGATAACGCGGGTCTTTATAATTCAAGACCTCGTGAAACTGGATTTTTCTGTGAAAAGGGTGATTATGATAGCTACTTTGGCCGGTTTTTCCTGCACTGGTATGCTCAAATGTTGGTAGATCATGCTGATAATATTTTATCACTGGCCACCCTTACATTTGACAAGACACAAATTGTTGTTAAG ATACCATCAGTCTATTGGTGGTACAAGACCGCAAGTCATGCATCAGAGCTTACAGCAGGATATTATAATCCCACAAATAGGGATGGATACTCTCCAGTTCTTGAAATTCTCAAAAAGCATTCTGTGACAATGAAGTTTGTTTGTCCCGCAGCCCCTCTTCATTTTCAGGGAAATGAAGATGTGCTTGCTGATCCTGATGGCTTGAGTTGGCAGGTGATTGTTTTTACATG GTTCTAA
- the LOC141587009 gene encoding alkylated DNA repair protein ALKBH8 homolog, producing MGSQKFMRPKVEESDNNGVGVSRNLYVANCGPAVGLSFDQISMAFSQFGHVIHVCAADDTGTRVIVSFAQHTCAQSAFDAFNARRCPQLAGRFLHIRYSVPRPPSPVRTHDFVDVCSTAEELNIPGLYLFHDFITPNEEKELLAAVDSRPWISLAKRRVQHYGYEFCYQTRNVDTQRYLGVLPSFVSPVLERVWTSSLEDATAINLDQLTVNEYPPGVGLSPHIDTHSAFEDKIFSLSLAGPCIMEFRRYQDGCWQSDSASKVMHGESLENSANFVKKAVYLPPRSMLLLSGEARYAWHHYIPHHKVDNVKDNLIRRASRRVSFTLRKVRTEPCGCEYVKYCDSQR from the exons ATGGGCTCCCAGAAATTTATGCGACCAAAGGTAGAAGAATCTGACAACAATGGTGTTGGTGTGAGTCGAAACCTATACGTAGCCAATTGCGGTCCAGCAGTGGGTCTCTCCTTCGATCAAATATCAATGGCATTCTCCCAATTTGGTCATGTCATTCACGTTTGTGCCGCCGACGACACTGGAACACGCGTCATTGTCTCTTTTGCCCAACATACTTGTGCTCAATCTGCTTTTGATGCCTTCAATGCCCGCCGTTGCCCCCAACTCGCCGGCCGTTTCTTGCATATCCGGTACTCCGTGCCCCGCCCGCCTTCTCCG GTACGAACCCATGATTTTGTGGATGTATGCTCAACTGCTGAGGAGCTAAACATACCTGGCCTTTACTTGTTTCACGACTTCATAACTCCCAATGAAGAGAAG GAACTACTTGCAGCTGTCGATTCTAGGCCTTGGATAAGCCTTGCTAAAAGAAGGGTTCAACATTACGGCTATGAATTCTGCtatcaa ACCAGGAATGTTGATACACAGAGGTACTTGGGTGTGCTTCCATCTTTTGTTTCGCCTGTGCTAGAAAGAGTCTGGACATCCTCTCTTGAAGATGCTACAGCCATAAACCTGGATCAGTTAACG GTAAACGAATATCCACCAGGGGTGGGCTTGTCCCCTCATATTGACACGCATTCTGCATTTGAAGATAAGATATTTAGCCTTTCTTTAGCAGGACCTTGTATCATGGAATTTAGAAGATATCAAGATGGTTGCTGGCAATCTGATTCCGCAAGTAAGGTTATGCATGGGGAAAGTTTAGAAAATTCTGCAAATTTTGTAAAGAAGGCAGTATATCTTCCCCCGCGGTCGATGCTTCTATTATCAGGGGAGGCACGCTATGCTTGGCATCATTACATTCCACACCATAAG GTTGATAACGTGAAAGACAATCTTATCCGGAGGGCCTCCAGACGAGTATCTTTCACACTCCGTAAG GTTAGAACAGAACCTTGCGGTTGCGAGTATGTCAAGTACTGCGATTCTCAAAGGTAG
- the LOC141587007 gene encoding beta-amylase 8-like isoform X1 has product MNDAGEMTTTPVPPPPPAITTSNHHPQFPNPNPNNNNVTQLEPSFKSSTSRRPRGFAVTATNAGGGRREREKEKERTKLRERHRRAITSRMLSGLRQYGNFHLPSRADMNDVLSALARNAGWIVDSDGTTYRRPEAAGLPVRSSESTLSGSSLKNCSMKAPLDCQPTALRIDENLSPASLYSVVVTDMETKSEKYTSTSNVDSAESLEAHQLIHDVQSGWREDNFAGTPYVPVYVKLASGIINSYCQLVDPEGIRQELKHLKSLNVDGVFVECWWGIVEGWSPQKYVWLGYRDLFMIIREIQLKLQAALNFHEYGGGDAGNAFISLPHWVLEIGKDNQDIFFTDREGRRNTECLSWGIDKERVLRGRTGIEVYYDLMRSFCSEFDDLFGDGLISAVEIGLGASGELKFPSFPERSGWKYPGIGEFQCYDRYLLQNLGKAAKAHGHSFWAKGPDNAGLYNSRPRETGFFCEKGDYDSYFGRFFLHWYAQMLVDHADNILSLATLTFDKTQIVVKIPSVYWWYKTASHASELTAGYYNPTNRDGYSPVLEILKKHSVTMKFVCPAAPLHFQGNEDVLADPDGLSWQVLNTAWDHGLTVAGQNAEPCYDRGEHIKIIETSKPINDPDHHHFAFFVYQLPSPFSQTPYCFSELDYLIKALHGEVGHDQENAEV; this is encoded by the exons ATGAACGACGCCGGCGAGATGACCACCACACCAGTTCCTCCTCCACCACCTGCAATCACCACCTCGAATCACCATCCTCAATtcccaaacccaaaccctaataataataatgtcaCTCAGCTCGAACCTTCCTTTAAATCCTCCACCAGTCGGCGTCCTCGAGGGTTCGCAGTGACCGCAACGAATGCTGGAGGCGGGCGTAGAGAGAGGGAAAAGGAGAAAGAGCGGACCAAGTTACGAGAACGCCATCGGCGCGCCATTACTAGCCGCATGCTCTCCGGCCTCCGCCAGTACGGCAATTTCCATCTACCATCTCGTGCTGACATGAATGATGTCCTTTCTGCCCTTGCCCGTAATGCCGGTTGGATTGTTGATTCTGATGGTACCACCTACCGCCGTCCCGAG GCAGCAGGACTGCCTGTCAGGTCATCCGAAAGTACCCTTTCTGGTAGTTCTTTGAAGAATTGTTCCATGAAGGCACCATTAGATTGTCAGCCAACAGCTCTCAGAATTGATGAAAATTTGTCACCAGCATCCCTTTATTCTGTTGTAGTTACTGACATGGAAACAAAGAGCGAAAAATATACAAGTACCAGCAATGTTGATTCCGCTGAATCTTTGGAAGCCCATCAG TTGATTCATGATGTTCAATCCGGCTGGCGTGAAGACAATTTTGCTGGAACTCCATATGTTCCTGTATATGTTAAGCTTGCA AGCGGCATCATAAACAGCTATTGCCAACTAGTTGATCCTGAAGGCATTAGGCAGGAGTTGAAGCATCTCAAGTCATTAAATGTAGATGGTGTTTTCGTTGAGTGCTGGTGGGGAATTGTTGAAGGCTGGAGTCCACAGAAGTACGTGTGGTTGGGTTATAGAGACTTGTTCATGATCATCAGAGAAATTCAGCTAAAATTGCAG GCTGCTCTGAATTTTCATGAGTATGGAGGTGGTGATGCTGGTAATGCTTTCATTTCTCTGCCTCACTGGGTCCTGGAGATTGGTAAAGACAATCAAGACATTTTTTTCACAGATCGTGAGGGTCGGAGGAACACGGAATGTTTATCATGGGGAATTGACAAAGAACGGGTGCTGAGAGGGAGAACTGGTATAGAG GTTTACTATGACCTCATGAGAAGTTTTTGTTCAGAGTTCGACGATTTGTTTGGTGATGGTCTTATTTCTGCTGTTGAAATTGGTCTTGGAGCTTCCGGAGAGCTAAAATTTCCTTCTTTCCCAGAAAGGTCGGGGTGGAAGTATCCTGGTATCGGTGAGTTTCAG TGCTATGACAGATACTTGCTACAGAATTTGGGGAAGGCTGCCAAGGCTCATGGGCACTCATTCTGGGCCAAGGGTCCTGATAACGCGGGTCTTTATAATTCAAGACCTCGTGAAACTGGATTTTTCTGTGAAAAGGGTGATTATGATAGCTACTTTGGCCGGTTTTTCCTGCACTGGTATGCTCAAATGTTGGTAGATCATGCTGATAATATTTTATCACTGGCCACCCTTACATTTGACAAGACACAAATTGTTGTTAAG ATACCATCAGTCTATTGGTGGTACAAGACCGCAAGTCATGCATCAGAGCTTACAGCAGGATATTATAATCCCACAAATAGGGATGGATACTCTCCAGTTCTTGAAATTCTCAAAAAGCATTCTGTGACAATGAAGTTTGTTTGTCCCGCAGCCCCTCTTCATTTTCAGGGAAATGAAGATGTGCTTGCTGATCCTGATGGCTTGAGTTGGCAG GTTCTAAATACAGCTTGGGATCATGGTCTAACTGTTGCTGGTCAAAATGCAGAGCCATGTTATGACAGAGGAGAACACATTAAAATAATTGAGACTTCAAAACCAATTAAtgatcctgatcatcatcatttTGCGTTCTTCGTATATCAGTTACCATCTCCTTTTTCCCAGACCCCCTACTGTTTCTCAGAGTTAGACTATCTTATTAAAGCATTGCATG GAGAAGTTGGGCATGATCAAGAAAATGCGGAAGTATAG